From Nocardia sp. NBC_00416:
CCGGGACGGCGCAACCGCAGCCGCGAATCGCCCCGCACCACCGGCCGCCTGATCTCCGGGCGGCGCAGCACCGGCAACCGGCGATCGGCCCGGCGCTGAGCGCGCCGCTCGGCCGGTTTGTACTGCCAGGTCTCGGGCCGGGCGGCCACCCAGCGCTGCGAATACCAGGCGAACGGGATATGCCCCAGATACAGCACGATCAACACCAGCAGCAGCACGATCGGGTAGGTGATGAGCGCGGCCCCGGCCAGCGCCACCAGCACCAGCAGCCCGGCGGCGGCCTGCGGGGCCACCGATACCGATTTCATGGCCAAGGTGGGAATTGTGCTCACACAGAGCGCTGCGGCGAAGACGGTCCAGGCCGCGACTACCGGGAAACTCGTCCACCAACCGGATCCGAACTGCACTTGCAGCGCGATCGGGGCCATCGCGATGAGCGCGCCGGCAGGCGCCGGGACCCCCACGAAGTACTCGCGTGCCCAGTCGGGCCGGGTGTCGTCGTCCAGCAGGGTGTTGAACCGGGCCAGGCGCAGCACGATGCTCACCGCGAACAACAACGCGACGATCCAGCCCGAGCCGCTGCTCTCGCCGTCGAACAGCACCACGTACAGCACCAGCGCCGGCGCCACCCCGAAGGAGATGGCATCGGAAAGCGAATCCAGTTCCGCGCCGATCTTGGTGGTCGCCGACAGCAACCGGGCCAGCCGGCCGTCGAGCGTATCCAGCACCGCGGCGGCACCGATCATGGCGAGCGCGATCTCCAGTTCGCCCTCCAAGCCGAACTTCACCGCGGACAGCCCCGAGCACAACGCCAGGATCGTGACGATACTGGGCAGCAACCGGATCGACCGGCGCCGCCTCCCCTCGATGACCTGCTCCATCACGCGTCGGCCGACGGCAGGACCGCCAGCACCGTCTCCCCTCCGATCGTCCGCTGCCCGATATTCGCGAGCAGTTCGGTCCCGGCCGGAAAATAGGTGTCGACGCGGGAGCCGAAACGGATCAGGCCGTAGGTGTCACCGATGGTGATCCGATCACCGGCCGCGGCATCGCAGACGATGCGCCGAGCCAGCAACCCGGCTATCTGGACCACCACCACCTGCTGCCCGGCGGCGGTGTCGATCAGCATGCTGCTGCGCTCGTTGACCGCGCTCGCGTCGGCCAGATCGGCGGATTTGAACTCACCGCGCCGGTATTTCACCTCGCGCACCACCCCCGAGACGGGAGTCCGTTGCACATGCACATCCAGCACCGAGAGGAAAATGCTCACCCGCGGTAGCGGTTGGTCGCCGAGGCCGAGCTCGGGCGGCGGCGCCGCCGTGTCGACGAGCGCCACTTCACCGTCGGCCGGTGCGACGACCACACCGGGCCGATTCGGGGGGACGCGGTGCGGATGCCGGAAGAAGGTCGCGCTCGCCGCGGCGGCCGCGAGCGCGGTCCGGCGGAGCCAGCGGCGACGGCGGCCGAGCACCGCGACGCCCAGCGGAACGGCCACGAAGGGCAATCCGGCCGGATGCATCGGCGGGATCGCGCTACGCACCAGATCGGCCAGATGACCCAGACCGGTGGGTTCGGGTGTGCCGGGCGGAGTGGGACGGCGTGCCACTGATTCCTCTTTCATACTCGGTTCGATCCGCGCGGACTCGGGTGGCGACCGGACTGCCGCGCGGCGTCCCGGCCGAACCTGTCGGCGCAAGCGTTCACACCTTACGCCGAACAGGCCGGGGGCACCGGGTGTCGAATCAGCGGCTACCTTCGCACGACCAACTTCACCAGGAACAAAAGGATGACGGCACCGGCCAGGCAGGTGAAGAAGCTGAACCACCAGCCGCCGCTGTCCACGTCGACGCCGAAGGCCGAGAGCAGGAAGCCGCCGAGCAGGCCGCCGACGATACCCACCACGATATTGAGCAGAATGCCCTGCTGCGCATCGGTTTTCATGATCTTGCTAGCGATCCAGCCGGCGATACCGCCGATGATGATCCAGCCGATTATTCCGAGACCGAGCATGAGTTGTTCCTCGCTTGTCCTCCGGTTCCACGCCGCGGCCGCGGACGTGTACCGCCGCAATACCCGGACCGGGTTCCGATAACCCCGGCGAATATCCGATAAGCGGGTGCCGTCCCGCGCACATGAGGATAATATGAGGGTGCCTCATGTCTCCGGATTGCCCGGTGGCCGCCACCGCACGGCCGGCGGGTGAGGAATCCACATCGAAATCGGGTCAACCCTCGCGGCGGCCGAGCCGCAGGTACATAGGAGAAGCACCATGGCTACTCAGATCGCCCAGACAACCGGGGCGCAGCACACCGCGATCCTGGGGCTGGGCGTGTACCGTCCGGCGCGAGTCGTGACCAACGACGAAGTAGCCGGACCCATCGACTCGAGCGACGAGTGGATCCGCACCCGGTCGGGTATCCGCACCCGCCGCTTCGCCGACGACACCGAAACGATCCACTCGATGAGTGTCGCGGCCTCGCGCGGCGCCCTCGAATCCGCCGGAGTCGCCGCCGACCAGGTCGACTGCGTGATCGTCGCCACCTCGACCCACCTGCTGCTGACCCCCGCTGTCGCCCCGCGCATAGCCACCGCACTGGGCACCAACGGCTCGGCCGCCTTCGATATCTCCGCCGGATGCGCCGGCTTCTGTCACGCCTTGGCGATGGCCTCGGATCTGGTGCGCGCCGGGACGTCGTCGCACGTACTGGTCATCGGCGTGGAGAAGCTGAGCGACACGGTGAATCCGGCCGACCGCAGCACCGCGTTCCTGTTCGCCGACGGCGCGGGCGCGGTGGTGGTGGGCCCAGCCGAAGACCAGGGCATCGGACCGACCGTCTGGGGCTCGGACGGCACTCAGCACCAGGTCATCCGCCAGGACAAGGACTGGCTGGAGTTCTTCGCCGAGATCGAGGAGAAAGGCGCCGACGCCGTCCGCCCGTACCTGGCGATGGAGGGCACCGCGGTCTTCCGGTGGGCCGCGCACTCGCTGGAGAAGGTGTGCCGCGATGCCATCGACCGCGCCGGAATCTCCACCGACGACCTCGACGCCATGATCCCGCACCAGGCCAACGGCCGGATCATCGAGATCATGGCGCGCGTGTTGAAACTGCCGGAGAACTGCGCGCTGGCCAACGATATCGAGGAGGCCGGCAACACTTCAGCAGCCTCGATTCCGCTGGCCATGGAGACCCTGCTGCGCACCGGCCAGTCGAAGCCGGGCGATACCGCTCTGCTCATCGCCTTCGGCGCCGGACTCTCCTACGCCGCGCAGGTCGTCACCCTGCCGAAGTTCAGCCCGCCTCAGCCGCTGACCTGATCTTCGCCAGGGATTCGTCCATCCCGCGCACCAGATTCTCCTCGAACGCCGCCTCGCCGCCGAGTACGGCGTTGATCAAGGTGCGGGACACCCAGGTGGTGCCGTTGGGGACGTCGCGGCGTTCCACGAGCCGGGTTCCGGCCTCGGTGGGTTCCAGCGTGTAGGTCCATACGGTGCGGTTCTGGCTGACCCGGAACGCCAGCGAACTGTTCTTCTCGTAGCGCAGGATTCGCGAGGTGGTGGGCCAGAACTTCCATCCGTCCCGGTTGAGATTGACCGTGAGCGTGCCCGCCTTCGGCTTGCCGATCGGGACCATCCGGACGCACTGCGGGCTGAACTCCGGCATCCGGGCCGGGTCGGCGAGCACCGCCCAGACCCGCTCCGGCGGCGCGGCGATCTCGATGCTGGTTTCCAAGTTCTTCGGCAACGCTGCCTCCAGGTAGATGAAACTCCAAGTATCAGAAAGGGTAGCGATTGGCGACGGCTCGGTCACATTTTCCCCCGCCGAGTATCGATAGCGCCGATCCGGAAGCAGAATCGATACCGGACCCAATCGGTCTCCGTACACGCCACCGCAAGCAAGACACGTCGCCAGCAAATAACCAGCTACCGTAAGGTGATGGGCCGTGAACCTTCGCTCGCTATTGCGCCGCCAGACCGCACCGGGACTGCCACAGCTACCGGCCGTCGAACCTGACGGCACCTCTGGAAACGACGAAGTCGACGAACGGCTGGAACGTCTGCTCACCCCCACCGAGCTCGATATGGTGCTACGGCACCGAGTCTGATCCCCCGATCGGTGCGGCCCCGGCTGCGGTCGGGGCCGCCGCGCTGCACCCGGTACGCTGCTGGCCACGCCGGAGGCTCCGGCGTGGCTGACCACCGGGGAATGCGTTATGAAGCGAATCTCAACTATTGCCGTCACCGCTGCCGCCCTCGCGGCGCTGGCGCTCTCGGGTTGCTCATCGGACGAGGAACCGGAAGCCGCCGGTCTCCGGAAGAACACCGCGACCGCGCAGACATCGCCGCAGACAGCAGCCGAAACGAGCACCGGAACCGCTGTTCCCGATGAAGACGCCGGAGCACCCGCGCAATCCTCGGAAACCACCGAACCCGAGATCGATTCGGCCGACGACGCCCCGGCCTCCGGCCGCCCCTCCGACACCACCTGCGGGCAGTTCAAACAGCTCGACGAACCGCAGCAACAACAACTGATCGGACAGATCCTCGCCGACAATCCCGACAGCACGTTCGTCGGCAACCCCAACGCCGCCCTCGGGACGGCGAAACTGGTGTGCAACTCCGGCAACGCCGCGGACCAGAAGGTCGCAGTGGTCGCAGGGATCGTCGTCAACGGGTAGCTGTGTTTTTTGGCGCCGCCTGCGGCGTCGCGGGGTTGAGGCCCCCTTGGTCCCGGCGTTCAGCCCTCGAGACTCGAGGCTTCGCCTCATGCGCTTTCGAGGGCTGAACGCCGGGACGGGCCTCAACCCTTTGTGGTGTCTCGCTGAACTCGACTCCGGCGGTTGCGTCGCATACGAACGCGACCCGGGCGCGGTAGTCGGCGCCGGTGCACCCTCGGGTGTTCCGCCAGGGCCCTGGACCCCGTCGCTGAAGGCGGCAGAATGAATACGTGGCAGAACTGGCGTTGACAGTCCGACTGAATCCGTCCGCCGCCGACGCCCGGCGCGGGGTGATCCGGCTTCATCCCGAAGCGCTCACCGCCCTCGGGCTACGCGAATGGGACGGGGTCACGCTGGTGGGTGCGCGGCGTACCGCCTCCGTGGTCGGGCGCGCTCCCGCCGGGACCCCGGCCGGTACCGCGCTGCTCGACGATGTGACCCTGTCCAATGCCGGGCTGCGAGAGAACGCCACCGTGGTGGTCTCCCCGGCCGTGGTGTATGGGGCGCGCCAGATCTCGGTGAGCGGCTCCAGGCAGGCCACCCAGTCGATTCCGGCGGCGACGCTGCGGCAGGCACTGCTCGGCAAGGTCGTGACCGTCGGCGATACCGTTTCGCTGCTGCCCCGGGATCTGGGTCCCGACATTCCGTCGTCGGTGGCCAGCCAGGCGTTGTCGCGGGCGTTCGGGATCGCCTGGACCTCCGAGCTGCTCACCGTGGTGGCCGCCGATCCGGTCGTGGGCCCGGTCAGCGTGCAACCGAATACGGCGGTCGAGTGGGCAGCGGGCGCGATGGCGGGTGACCAGCCGGCGGCGGTTCGGGTGAACGGGCACGCGGGCCCGAATCAGCCGATGGTGCCGAGCCATCTCGATACCGTGACCAGCGCCGAGCTCCCCGGAACCGTCCCGGTGGCGCGCACACCGGCCACCGAGGTGAACGTGGAGGAACTCGCGGGGGCACAGCAGCAGGCCGCGAAACTCACCGAATGGCTGAGCCTGGCGCTGGACGAACACGAGTTGCTGAAAGCGCTCGGAGCGACGCCGCGGCTGGGTGTGCTCATCACCGGACCGGCGGGAGTGGGCAAGGCGACGCTGGCGCGGGCGGTCACCGCGCCCAGGCGGATCGTGGAGCTGGACGGGCCGTCGGTGGGTGCGGCCGAGAGCGGGGCCCGGTTGCGTGAGGTCGCCGCCGCCGCGGCGGCGGTGGGTTCGGGTTGTGGCGGCATCCTGCTGATCACCGATATCGACGCGCTGCTGCCCGATCCGGCAGAGCCCGTCGCCACTCTCATCCTGGATCAGTTGCGCGCGGCGGTGGCCGAACCGTGTGTGGCGCTGCTGGCCACCACAGCGCATCCGGCGGCGATCGATCCCCGGCTGCGGGCGCCCGATCTCTGCGATCGGGAGCTGGCGCTCACCCTGCCCACGGCGGCAGTGCGCCGGGCCCTGCTCGAACAACTACTGCGCAGGGTGCCGACCGGTGCGCTGCGCCTCGACGAGATCGCCGCCGCCGCGCCGGGGTTCGTGGTCGCCGATCTGGCCGCGCTGGTCCGGGAGGCGGCGCTGCGCGCGGCGGCGCGAGCCAGCCGGGAGAGCTCCGAACCACGGCTCGAGCAGGAGGATCTGAGCGGCGCCCTGCAGGTGATCCGGCCGCTGTCGCGTTCGGGTACCGAGGAGTTGGCGCTCGGCAGTCTCGGACTCGACGATGTGGGCGATATGGCCGACACCAAACAGGCGCTCAC
This genomic window contains:
- a CDS encoding CDP-alcohol phosphatidyltransferase family protein, giving the protein MEQVIEGRRRRSIRLLPSIVTILALCSGLSAVKFGLEGELEIALAMIGAAAVLDTLDGRLARLLSATTKIGAELDSLSDAISFGVAPALVLYVVLFDGESSGSGWIVALLFAVSIVLRLARFNTLLDDDTRPDWAREYFVGVPAPAGALIAMAPIALQVQFGSGWWTSFPVVAAWTVFAAALCVSTIPTLAMKSVSVAPQAAAGLLVLVALAGAALITYPIVLLLVLIVLYLGHIPFAWYSQRWVAARPETWQYKPAERRAQRRADRRLPVLRRPEIRRPVVRGDSRLRLRRPGGRN
- a CDS encoding phosphatidylserine decarboxylase, with the translated sequence MARRPTPPGTPEPTGLGHLADLVRSAIPPMHPAGLPFVAVPLGVAVLGRRRRWLRRTALAAAAASATFFRHPHRVPPNRPGVVVAPADGEVALVDTAAPPPELGLGDQPLPRVSIFLSVLDVHVQRTPVSGVVREVKYRRGEFKSADLADASAVNERSSMLIDTAAGQQVVVVQIAGLLARRIVCDAAAGDRITIGDTYGLIRFGSRVDTYFPAGTELLANIGQRTIGGETVLAVLPSADA
- a CDS encoding GlsB/YeaQ/YmgE family stress response membrane protein; protein product: MLGLGIIGWIIIGGIAGWIASKIMKTDAQQGILLNIVVGIVGGLLGGFLLSAFGVDVDSGGWWFSFFTCLAGAVILLFLVKLVVRR
- a CDS encoding beta-ketoacyl-ACP synthase III; the encoded protein is MATQIAQTTGAQHTAILGLGVYRPARVVTNDEVAGPIDSSDEWIRTRSGIRTRRFADDTETIHSMSVAASRGALESAGVAADQVDCVIVATSTHLLLTPAVAPRIATALGTNGSAAFDISAGCAGFCHALAMASDLVRAGTSSHVLVIGVEKLSDTVNPADRSTAFLFADGAGAVVVGPAEDQGIGPTVWGSDGTQHQVIRQDKDWLEFFAEIEEKGADAVRPYLAMEGTAVFRWAAHSLEKVCRDAIDRAGISTDDLDAMIPHQANGRIIEIMARVLKLPENCALANDIEEAGNTSAASIPLAMETLLRTGQSKPGDTALLIAFGAGLSYAAQVVTLPKFSPPQPLT
- a CDS encoding SRPBCC family protein, giving the protein MPKNLETSIEIAAPPERVWAVLADPARMPEFSPQCVRMVPIGKPKAGTLTVNLNRDGWKFWPTTSRILRYEKNSSLAFRVSQNRTVWTYTLEPTEAGTRLVERRDVPNGTTWVSRTLINAVLGGEAAFEENLVRGMDESLAKIRSAAEAG
- a CDS encoding AAA family ATPase; this translates as MAELALTVRLNPSAADARRGVIRLHPEALTALGLREWDGVTLVGARRTASVVGRAPAGTPAGTALLDDVTLSNAGLRENATVVVSPAVVYGARQISVSGSRQATQSIPAATLRQALLGKVVTVGDTVSLLPRDLGPDIPSSVASQALSRAFGIAWTSELLTVVAADPVVGPVSVQPNTAVEWAAGAMAGDQPAAVRVNGHAGPNQPMVPSHLDTVTSAELPGTVPVARTPATEVNVEELAGAQQQAAKLTEWLSLALDEHELLKALGATPRLGVLITGPAGVGKATLARAVTAPRRIVELDGPSVGAAESGARLREVAAAAAAVGSGCGGILLITDIDALLPDPAEPVATLILDQLRAAVAEPCVALLATTAHPAAIDPRLRAPDLCDRELALTLPTAAVRRALLEQLLRRVPTGALRLDEIAAAAPGFVVADLAALVREAALRAAARASRESSEPRLEQEDLSGALQVIRPLSRSGTEELALGSLGLDDVGDMADTKQALTETVLWPLRHPDSFARLGIDPPRGVLLYGPPGCGKTFLVRALAGTGQLSVHSVKGAELMDKWVGSSERAVRDLFQRARDSAPSLIFLDEVDALAPRRGQSSDSGVGDRVVAALLTELDGVEPLRDVVVLGATNRPELIDPALLRPGRLERLVFVPPPDAGARESILRTAGRSVPLAESVDLSRLAADLAGFSAADCAALLREAALAAMRRDVDAADVTAADIAAARRAVRPSLDPDQVESLRRYADARD